The Nostoc sp. 'Lobaria pulmonaria (5183) cyanobiont' DNA window ATTTTTATCCAAAATTTGCTCTAAGGTATAAGGACATAATTCAGGTAAATTGGTTAAATTTGTTTTAGCTTTAACATAATCTAAGCCATTACTATAAACTATGCTCAAATTTTCCTCTAAATAATTGCGTAAATTGGCACTTAAATCTTCATTTACTTGGTTCCGAAAACTAATAATTTCCGCAGTCCAATGATTAGCATTTCTTTGCTTTTCTAAATCCCAATATTGATAAAGTAATAAATGTCTAATAATCTGTTCCAATAAACTTCTTACTCGCCTTTTTTCATTTTTAGCCAAATCTTCCAATTCTTCTATTAAGTTTTCATAGTCAACGTCTGCTAATTGTCGATTTTTGAGACATTTAATAGTCTCTTCTAACCATTGCAGGTAATTGGATTCATATAATGTTTTTATGTCGATGATTGCAGTCATTTGTTGATTTTGTAGCTTTAATTTACTGTTATTTATTATTTCATGTTAACTAATTCCGGACTTACGCACAAGTGACGAAAGAATCAAACCGCTCCAGGCACAGAGAATACGGACTAATGAGAGTTTGAGGGGTACTTTGCGTAAGTCCTGTAATTTATTAATTTTTGCCGATAATTGCCCAGAAAAAAGATAGACAGCACCATAAGTTAAGTAAGAAGATATCCAGCGACTCGCAGAAGAACAACCAACTAAAAGTTCTACCCTACCGTCTGTCAGTAATCCAAGTCTCCCGCTGTTCCCCCGGAATCAACTGTACATTGTAAAACTGGTAAGCGAATTCTTAATCAGGCATCTGTATTCATAAGTCACAAATCATTGCATAACTAAAATACTAGCTAATGCTGCCTAACATTGTTACCCGATCGCACTCATTGCCATCTGATAATTTCCAGTGCGATCGCACTTTATTCCCTTTGCTTACGCTCTACGACTTAGTGGTAGAGGTCGCTGTGCTAAAACTCCTTTATAAAGTTCTTCCAGCAGACTAATATTTTTACTAAGGGTATAGCGGTCTAATACACGCTGTCTAGCTTTTTGCCCTAGTAAGGTTGTTAACTCTGGATGGTCTTGCAACACTGGCAAGAGAGTTCTTAATTGCGATCGCGCTGTTTTGGTACTAATAACTACACCTGCGCCCTTTTCCAATACTTCTCCATCTGCACCCACATCTGTTGCTAAACAAGCCAACCCACACGACATTCCTTCTAACAGAGATAAGGACAAACCCTCTACCAATGAAGGCAAAACAAATACATCTGCGCCCCGCAAAATTTCGATGCGTCGGTCTTCATCAGCGACAAATCCCAACCAGATAATGCCGTATTCTGAACCAAAAAACGGCTCTAAGGAAGACTTCAAAGGCCCGTCGCCAACAATTAGCAACTTACTACCAGGCGCCATTGCCGACTGCTTCCAAGCGCGGAGGAGAGCTTCGACATTTTTCTCTGGCGCTATACGACCCTGATAAACAAATAAGCGTTCGGCTTTAAATTCTGCTTTTATTTTAGAAAGTCCTGGAGAATACTTGGTGGTATCAACACCATTGGGAATTACGGCAATATTTTCTTCCCTTACGCCCATCCCTGCCAATAATTCTCGCTGAATTTGAGAAAATACAATCACGCGATCGTAGTTAACTAAAAAAGGTGCGTAGAGCTGATAAGCCAAAAGTTGTGTTCCTGATACCAGCTTTGCCCCCTTGCCAGCAAATGGTGTGTGAAAAGTGGCAACTAGGGGCAACCTCAATTCCTCACAGATTTCCGGTAGAAAAAAGTCTAGAGGAGATAATGTCAAGGAAGCATGGACTACGTCTGGTTTGATTTCCCGCAGTGAATCGGTTAAAACTTTGGTGGCTTTAAAAGTGGGAATTGTATAAACCTGGGACTTGTAAATGAAAGGTAAGGAAACCTCTCGAAGATTTGGCCAATTATCAGGTTCAGACTCTTCCTGGGCGAAGTGAAGAAAGCTAACTTGATGTCCCCTATCTAGTAAGGCATTTGTAATTTCTCGACTGTAGGTGACATTGCCGCAAAATGGTGATTTTTTTCCAATCCAGGCTATACGCATTCTTTATTTAGCTGTAAGAAAAGCGGGTTGAATCTATTACTTGTGTGTCCTTTGTGATTTTTATTTTATCTAGTTATACTTGCTGGTTTTTTTATTTATTAAAAATTTCCACAACTTTCTACTAGTTTAAAAGCTTATTGTCAGCTGATTAAACTAGTGGATTTATGGCTTTATTTATTTTAGTTATAAGTTGTTAATTTCTAATATTTAAACAACTTATTCTGACTAATTGTCAGATTTATATCCGGCAAGTATGTGATAAATTTTCACTGGCAACAGTTTACCATGAACACAAAAGCTTTAAGGAAATTATTAATTACATCAAAGTAATGAATAATAACTCCTGTTAGCTGATAACTACTTGTGTGAGTTATACCAAGTTAATATACCTCCTGAAAAGACGATCACAGCTAATCCCAGAAAAACTACCTGTAATCCCAGAAAGGTTTCTGCGACACCAGCTAATGCTAAAGGTAAGGAGAGGGCAATATTAATTACATTGTTCTGCAAGCCAAAAACTTTACCACGCATTTCTGGAGGTGTTTCTGTTTGGATTGCAGTTTGCATGGGAATTCCCACTAGTGCCCCAAAGATACCTAAGAGCATCACCAGTAACAATACGAGCCACAGTTGAGTTGTAAATACTGACAGACCAATCAGGGATGCTGCCATACCCATACAACCACACAGACTTAGCTGAGTATAGGAGAAGCGTTGACCAAATTGACCGAGAATTGCTGCTCCACCAGCGATGCCAACACCGCCAGCTGCTAGTAAAAAGCCAAACTGAGAGGCTTTCATGTTAGGAATTATTTCCGCCATCCGAACGGCTAAAACAGTTAATGCTGCAAAGACAGAAAACAAGATAATCAGTTGAAGCAAAGCATTGCGGACGCGCTGATTTGCTTTTAGATAGGCAAAACCGTCTCGCAAGTCAGAGAATACGTGAGGGAATTCTGTATCGGGGTGGTGGTGTTTTTCCTTAGTTGCCAGGAGGAACAAAATTAGTCCAGCGATCGCATAACTGCCACCAACTAAAAGTTCTTTGCCCAAACTACCACTACCACCAATTTGCAGCCAAAGTCCATCAGCGATCGCTAACAATGGTTCTCCAACAGCAAACCCAACAATCACCGATGCCATCATCGTTGTCGTATAAAGTGAATTTGCCGAGAGTAAATCCTGTTCTTCTACGATTAAGGGAATTGCCGCCTGTTCCGCCGGTGCAAAAAACTGTGTCAGCGTGGAAACTAAAAAAGTCACACCCAGAATGATTAAAAAACCCACTGGCAGCACTCCTATGGGTTTCCAGTCATGAGTCAACCACAGTAGGAAGGGAATTGACAAAACCAGGATGCCACGCCAAATATTTGTTGCCACCAGCACAGCCTTTTTCGACCAGCGATCGACAAATACACCAGCAACGGAACCAAACAATACGGCTGGAATAGTAAAAGCCATCATCAAGACTGATACCCAACCACTAATACTCTGATTACTTCCTTGAAACTGAGTATTAATCAAGGCAATCATCAAGACTAAATAAACTTTATCTGCTAGTTGAGAAAAAACTTGACCGCCCCAAAGAGCCAAGAAATTAGGATTTTTTAATACAGGTAAAAATCCTAGCTGTTTTACATTCCCTGCAATAGCTTCTCCACCTGAACCAGATCCATCTAATTTCGGTAATTCTTTTTCTGGGATAGTGGTTACTGGCAAATTATGCCCATTGCTAGCGCCGTTACTATCTACCTCAGCAGTGGTTAATTTTTCCTCTGATTGTGTTTCTGATTGGCTTGGAAGATCGGTTTTTGGGATCTCCTCTGTCCAACTTTGATCGTTTTGAGAAACGTCTTTTGGGGACATTTCTTGGCCATTTATTTGACTAGGTGTAGACTTGGAAAGGGCACTCAAGTGATTTCTGACTGTAGGATCTGATACCCTATTCTGTTTTTTGGCGAGGTTTGGTGACAAAGGCAGGATTTTCTTATCTAAATCAGACGGTTGCATCATGGTTGGCAGCAAAATAAGAGTCGATCAAGGTAGCAGAGCGGATAGGGCGACCTAATTGATACTGAGCATACTGGCGCAAAATCTGCTCAACAGATAACCAGTCATAATCTCTAGCACCATCAATTTGCATTATCTCTGGTTGTGACAGATGTTGAAGCAAAGCTAGTTCCATAGCACCCAAACGACTAGAAATCACAGGTATTTCTTGCCGATGCACAACAATTGTTTGGGTATTGGGCATGGAGGATGGGACATTGGGCATGGGGTATTGGTTATTAATCTCCCCCTGCTCCCCTGCTCCCCTGCTCCTTTGCCTCTCTGCCCTCATCTCCCTCTCCCCCTCTTTTCGTAAACGTTCCCTAGCTTCTAAGGAAACCGTTCCACCCGCAGGGATGCTAAATCCTACCTGCCAATTGGGGTCTGTGAAGTTTGGCTTAAGGGAACATTGAGATAGGCAGCAGATTTGCACTTGTGGCGTCAGTCCTGCTAAGGCTAAAAGGTGAAATACACCATGAGCCAGATGAGCCAAAACACCAGATGGATTTGCACTAGACACCGCCTCTAAGCGATGGAGATGTTCATTGAACAAATCATAAAGTTCTTCTTGGGGTTGTTCGCTCAAAGCTTCACACAGAACTATTTCTGCTAAATATTGACTGGCAGCCAGTTTTCCCAAATCTTTAGCTAAACCAGGATAAGTTTTTAACGTCTGTGCTTGAGTAATTTTATCAAGCGATCGCCCTTTGGCAATCAATAGTTCATTCACAACGAACATTCCACTCCTACCGCCCAGGCTGGAGTTGTGCTTACGTGATCCTGGAGCCACGGCTCGAATTAGACCGAATTCTCGTGTCAAAATCGTCACTATTTTATCCGATTCTCCTAGCGCCTGGGTTTTAAGATTAATACCAGTTGCTTTGTAGGTTCTACTCATTAGTCATTAGTCACTAGTCATTAGTAGTTATTAATCATTGGTCAAGGGTCATTAGCTTAGGACAAATGACAAATGACAAAGGACAAATGACTATTCACCCTTTCCCAAGTTATCGCGCTGACGGATCAAATCCATACCGCGAGATGTGCCTAATCTAGTAGCACCCGCTACGATTAAGTCTAGGGCTTGATTGATAGTGTGTATACCACCTGAAGCCTTAATTCCTACCCTTTCTTTTGCCAATTCCTGCAAAAGTCGCACATCTGCCACTGTGGCACCACCATTCCAACCTGTACTAGTTTTTAAGAATGCTGCTCCCGCCTCCATAGCTATTTCAGCAGCTATTTTTTTCTCTGTATCTGTCAACAGGTTAGTTTCCAAAATTACCTTGACCGTTTGCCCAGTCTCTTCGCAAATTTCGGCAATCTCCCGGTGGACTTCTTCAGTTTTGCCAGCTTTCAACCAGCCCAAGTTCATAACCACATCCAACTCAGTGGCCCCACTATCCGCCGCTTCTTGAGCTTCATACAGTTTCACGGCTGAAGTTGTTGCACCAGAAGGAAATCCTATCACCGTACAGACTTTGGGGTCTTTACCGTGGAGGAGTTCGACTGCTTGCTTAACATTAGCGGGGAACAGACAAACCGCCGCAAAGTTGAATCTATATGCTTCTTCACACCATTGCTCAACCTGCTCTGGAGTAGCCGTTGGCATTAACAGGGAGTGATCGATAAATGGCGCAATATCAATGTCTGGATAGTCTGCTGCCATCGTGTCTTGTGCCAGTGATTGATTATTAAACTATATAAAAAATTGAAACATTTCTTATATATATATTAAACCACATTTATTACGAGTTTATCCTGAAAACTAACTGCTGACTTGTCTTGAATATCAGCTTTAGAGATATCCCGGAATTACAGCAAGTATTGAAGTTAACCCTTAGTAGTAGTAATACTAGGAAGATCAACGGTGTTTTTTACACTATTTCCTAAGAAGTTAATAATAGTTTGAGCTAATGCCTGGGATGCCAAATATGGGACACCGTTACCAATAGTTTTAAACATATTAGTAAGTGACATATTTTCTGGAAGTACAAAATTTGCAGGCAAAGATTGGATAGCTAAAGCTTCTGCTACAGAAATTCGCCGGACTTTGTAAGGATGTAAATGTACTTCATTATTTCCATAGCAAGCTGTCGGAGAGTAACGCCATCTATGCAGACGCTTGAAAGACTTTTTAGAATCATCTCCTTCATCAATAGCAGCAAATCTTGTGATACCTGCCCTTGGTTGAAAACAGTTTTCAGCATTAGGATGTTTCAGAACGTTATTTTTTCTAAACCAGTATTCAACTGTTAGTTCTTCAGGTATGCCATCAGGACAAGGTATTAGAGAATTTTCTTGGAATGGTTCACACTTACGCCAGGGGTAGGCAAAAACTTTTTCGTGAGGATATAAAATATAATTATCCCAAGGAAAACACCTCTCAGTTAGTAACTTTTCAGTACCGACTTTTATTCCTATATCCTGAATCAAATTATTTTTGAAACCAATTAAAATAATTCTTTCTCTATCCTGGGGTACGCCATATTCGATAGCATTAATTAGTCGTTCTGTTAATATATAGCCTGCTTCGTGTAATTGTTGCTTGAGGGATTCAAAAAATAAACGGTGTTTTGTTGTCTTCCATAAACCCTTAACGTTCTCGAATAAAAAGAAGTCGGGAATGTTTTGGCAAATTAATTCAATGTATGAAGCGGAAAGCTTACCATTCTCTCCCAAACCTCCTCTATTTTTCCCACCAATAGAAAAATCAGGACAAGGAGGCCCACCGATGAAACCAATTATATTATGAGATTTGCGGCAGTCTTTGACTAATTTTTTCAGGTGTTGTACTTCCTTTCCGACAATAAGTTTTGTTACATCTGCTGCTTCACCGTGATGATATCCATATTCAGGCGATCGCATTTTCAGAACTTCTCGTGAATGGCGATAGGCGGCGATGAATGGGGCGAAGATTTCATTAACATAAACAATATTAAAACCGCTAGTTTCAAAACCTAAATCGAGGAAACCTGAGCCAGCAAAAAAAGAGAAAATACAAGGGTGATCGCTCATTGAATTACTAGTACGAGCAAAAAGTATTATTAGTATTCAGATTTTAGGAAAATGGGTTATGTGCGTCACTTCTAGAGAGAGTTAATACTAACTATCCCAATTTGGTTGTAAGGGTTAGTAAAATATAATATACTTAGGGCTTCTACGTAAGTACAAATCAAAAAATAACAATTGAAAAACTGCTTAAATAGTAAAAAAATTTACAGTTTCCCTAAGTATTACATCTCAAAGTTTACTCAATCTTTAAGGAAAATGCCTGACATAAAAAGAGTCTGGAGTCACAATTAAATATAGGGGTTTCCAAGCCCCAATGATATTTCAGACAAATATTTGTCATTAAATAAAAAGCCGGGGTACTTCGGACTAAATTTTATGCGGATTTTAATTTACTCCTACAACTACTATCCAGAACCGATTGGTATTGCCCCACTGATGACTGAATTAGCAGAGGGACTAGTGAAACGTGGGCATGAAGTGCGTGTAGTTACCGCTATGCCCAACTACCCTGAGCGGCAAATTTACCAGGAATATCGGGGCAAATGGTATGTCAACGAATATAAAAATGGCGTTCAAATTCAACGCAGTTACGTTTGGATTCGCCCACAACCCAACCTATTAGATCGGGTGTTATTAGATGCTAGTTTCGTAGTCACTAGCTTTGTACCCGCCCTCATCGGTTGGCGCCCAGATGTGATTCTCTCAACATCGCCATCCTTGCCAAGCTGTGTACCAGTTGCGCTTTTAGGATGGTTACGTGCTTGTCCTGTGATTTTAAATCTACAAGATATCTTACCAGAAGCAGCCGTCCATGTCGGTCTGCTGAAAAATAAATTACTTATCCGGTTGTTTACATTATTGGAAAAATTTGCCTACAGCAGTGCCAGTAAAATTAGCGTCATTGCTGATGGGTTTGTGGACAATTTGCGCTCTAAGGGCGTAGAAGCTGACAAAATTGTGCAAATTCCCAATTGGGTTGATGTAAATTTTATTCGTCCTTTGCCTAAAGAAGATAATGCTTTCCGCACAGCACATAATCTAAACGGCAAATTTGTAGTACTGTATTCTGGTAACATTGCCCTAACCCAAGGCTTAGAAAGCGTTGTCAAAGCTGCTTCTGTGTTGCGCCATATCCCAGATATTGTCTTTGTCATCGTTGGAGAGGCAAAAGGTCTACAGCGATTGCAACAGGAATGTCTAGACTGCGGCGCAGATAATGTGTTGTTACTGCCATTTCAACCCCGCAAAGATTTGCCACAAATGTTAGCAGCTGCGGATGTTGGTTTAGTGGTGCAAAAGAAAAATGTTGTATCCTTCAATATGCCGTCAAAAATTCAAGTGCTACTTGCTAGTGGAGGGGCCTTAATTGCCTCTGTCCCCGACAATGGTACGGCAGCAAGAGCCATTAGGCAAAGTGGCGGCGGAGTTATTGTTCCTCCAGAAGATCCCCAAGCTTTAGCAATGGCAATTTTAGATTTGTACCAAAACCCCGAAAAAGTCAAAACTCTGGGTTACAAAAGTCGCCAATATGCCGTTGAGCAATATGCTTTTGAGCAAGCTTTAAATCAGTATGAGTCTTTGTGTTACTCATTGACAGCAGAACGTAGAGCAATTCAGTCTACAGGGATAGTTACGAAACAAGAAGTTTAATCTTTGTAGCAAAGTTATGCTGCATCTGTAGAAATTGCAATTATGCCCTTATATCTAAGTAATAGCAGATATTTAGGGTAATAGATTTTACTTAAAGTTATATAGCAATAGATAAGTAGGTTTTTAGGTGGATTGTTGAACTAAAATCTCACGGCTTCACTTCATTCAATCCGTGGGTAATCGATTAAAAGGTATTTTACAATATTTAATACTCTACGTATAAAAATCGCACTTTTGCTAGACCAGTCATTAGTATGCTGTGTTATGTCGTAATTTTTAGCAAACAGTATAAAGCCTAGATATCCCGTTATCTGCGAATTACTAGCTTTACATTACATATTATGCTGTTTGATGAATCTGCGATTATTTTCGTTGTCAATTCTTGCTGAAAAGCTATTGGTTAATTTATTGCTGCACAATAACCATCAGCAATCAGCAGTTGCGGATATCGAAATCTAAACAGCCAATTAATCAAACCAGGCCCATAGACACCTATTTTTTTGTTAGTATTCAAAAAAACCTATTGACACATTTGTCAGATCAATTGTTTGTTGTTTGTAAGTAAATGTCAACAATTGTTTCAAAAGGAAGAAAGCACCTGAGGTTTAATGACTGATTATTTCCAAGGAAATTTCCCATTGCAATCTGTCCCACTGACGAAGAGTGCGGTAATAAGCCACGGCGAAACCGAAGAGGCGAGCGAAAAATTAGCTGCAACGATCGCGATTGCGGCATCAGACCGCAAAGCAGGTGAGATTTTATTGCTCAAAGTAGCAGAGGTATCTTATCTAGCTGATTACTTTGTGATGATGACTGGCTATTCTAAGGTACAGGTCAGGGCGATCGCTCAAGCAATTGAAGGAAAAGTCGAAACTGAGTTGCAACGGCGTCCCTTAAGGACAGAAGGAAAAGTCGAGGGAAGTTGGGTACTACAAGACTACGGTGATGTGATCGTTCACATCATGATGCCCAAAGAACGGGAGTTTTATAATTTAGAAGCGTTCTGGATTCATGCAGAGCGTATTTCCCTTCCAGAATCTGATGAGGGTGAGGGTAAGCCAACATGATTAAGTCTTCGGTTTCAAACTGCCCAGTTCCTACAGACCAACAACCACTCAATGAATACGAAGAGTTAAAAACTTCCTGGCTGTTTCGTGATACTACTTTAGATTGGCGCGAGTATATCACGAAACTTGTTTGGATTTGGGGTTTATCTTGGCTTTTTGCTGGGCCGATAGCTGCGGCAAGTTTTCCCCCTCACAAGTATATTGCACATTTTCTTCTGTGCGGTGCAGCTGGAGCAAGTGTTGGGTTAGTGCTGATACTGGTAAGGTTGTACTTAGGCTGGTTCTACGTGTGCGATCGCCTTTGTAGTCCCACAGTATTTTATGAAGAGTCCGGCTGGTACGACGGTCAAACTTGGACAAAGCCACAGGAAGTCCTCAACCGCGATCGCTTAATTGTTGCATACGAAATCAAACCCATTTTGCGACGGTTACAATTTACCTTTGCTGGCTTGGCGGGAATGTACGTTATTGGTACTATAGGTTGGCATTTGTTTTAAAGAATTATTGGTCATTGGTCATTAGTCTTTAGCTAAAGACTAATGACCAATGACCAATGACTAATTAATTAAAAAAGGTAATAAATATAAACCCATGACAATGGGAAAACGAACTCAAGCCACAGCACTGGAAGTCCGGTTGCTGCGGGAAGGTATTATTGAATCCAGGCATATAGTCCAAGCTGTTGTCTGCGACGAACGAGGACGGGTTCTAACCGTTGCTGGAAATTCTGAAACTGCTGCATTTATCCGTTCAGCCCTCAAACCATTTCAGGCACTGGCTGTCACCACAACAGGTACACTGGAACGCTATCAACTCAGCGATCGCGACTTAGCAATTATCACAAGTTCCCATAAAGGAAGAATAGATCAAGTCCGACAGGTATTTAACATCCTTTGGCGGGCGGATCTTGACCCAACTATACTCCAGTGTCCAATTCCTGAAGGCAAACACAGTCCTTTGGAATACAATTGCTCTGGAAAACATGCGGGAATGTTAGCTGTTTGTCAGCAACGCCATTGGCCCTTGAATAATTACTTGGATCGCAAGCACCCAATACAGCAGTTAATTTTGGGCAAAGTAGCAGAGTTGCTGCGAATGCCAGCAGCAGAATTTATCAGCGCTCATGACGACTGTGGCGCACCAACTTATCTGATGCAACTCGGTCACATGGCATCTTTATATGCACTGTTGGCCTCTAGTACCAACTTGGATATGGAGCGCATCGTCCGTGCCATGACTCATCACCCCGCAATGGTAGCAGGAGATGGAGAATTTGATACGGAACTGATGCGCTTAACTCCAGGAGAACTAGTCAGTAAAACTGGTGCCGAAGGAGTGCAGTGCATTGGTAGACTCGGTGAAGGCTTGGGATTGGCAATCAAAGTCATGGATGGGGCAAAACGGGCAAAATATGCCGTTGCTATTCACTTACTCCAGCAAATGGGGTGGATTAGTCCCAGCGCCGCCGAAAGCCTCTCAGAAAAGTTTGTCACCTTGGGAAAATACAAGCGTTTAGAAGTAATTGGAGAATTATCATTTTTGTAGTTGCCAAACTCTTGACTATAGGTTATAGTATAGAAGTTAAGAGCGACGCGGGATAGAGCAGCCTGGTAGCTCGTCGGGCTCATAACCCGAAGGTCAGTGGTTCAAATCCACTTCCCGCCACCAAATAAAATGTAAAACAAAACCCTACAATCAGTAAAGATTGAGGGGTTTTGTTTTATTTTGATCTATTCTGGAAGAAATAGCCATCTAAAAGGCGCGGAGAATCATGGTTGTGAAGTTGCAGCGACCAATTTTAGTGGGAGGATTGGGACTTTCCTTTTCTCTGTGGATGTTGGACAGTTGGCACGATTCTATAGTGCAGGTGGGTGAGTTTGGTTTGTTAAGTGCTTTAGCTGTAGGTGGTGGTTTGTGGTTATTCCAGCAAAATCGCCCCAAAGACAGTTTAAAGCAGCTAGATAGTATGGT harbors:
- the rsfS gene encoding ribosome silencing factor, whose amino-acid sequence is MTDYFQGNFPLQSVPLTKSAVISHGETEEASEKLAATIAIAASDRKAGEILLLKVAEVSYLADYFVMMTGYSKVQVRAIAQAIEGKVETELQRRPLRTEGKVEGSWVLQDYGDVIVHIMMPKEREFYNLEAFWIHAERISLPESDEGEGKPT
- a CDS encoding CGLD27 family protein, which codes for MIKSSVSNCPVPTDQQPLNEYEELKTSWLFRDTTLDWREYITKLVWIWGLSWLFAGPIAAASFPPHKYIAHFLLCGAAGASVGLVLILVRLYLGWFYVCDRLCSPTVFYEESGWYDGQTWTKPQEVLNRDRLIVAYEIKPILRRLQFTFAGLAGMYVIGTIGWHLF
- a CDS encoding DNA cytosine methyltransferase — its product is MSDHPCIFSFFAGSGFLDLGFETSGFNIVYVNEIFAPFIAAYRHSREVLKMRSPEYGYHHGEAADVTKLIVGKEVQHLKKLVKDCRKSHNIIGFIGGPPCPDFSIGGKNRGGLGENGKLSASYIELICQNIPDFFLFENVKGLWKTTKHRLFFESLKQQLHEAGYILTERLINAIEYGVPQDRERIILIGFKNNLIQDIGIKVGTEKLLTERCFPWDNYILYPHEKVFAYPWRKCEPFQENSLIPCPDGIPEELTVEYWFRKNNVLKHPNAENCFQPRAGITRFAAIDEGDDSKKSFKRLHRWRYSPTACYGNNEVHLHPYKVRRISVAEALAIQSLPANFVLPENMSLTNMFKTIGNGVPYLASQALAQTIINFLGNSVKNTVDLPSITTTKG
- a CDS encoding MFS transporter; translation: MQPSDLDKKILPLSPNLAKKQNRVSDPTVRNHLSALSKSTPSQINGQEMSPKDVSQNDQSWTEEIPKTDLPSQSETQSEEKLTTAEVDSNGASNGHNLPVTTIPEKELPKLDGSGSGGEAIAGNVKQLGFLPVLKNPNFLALWGGQVFSQLADKVYLVLMIALINTQFQGSNQSISGWVSVLMMAFTIPAVLFGSVAGVFVDRWSKKAVLVATNIWRGILVLSIPFLLWLTHDWKPIGVLPVGFLIILGVTFLVSTLTQFFAPAEQAAIPLIVEEQDLLSANSLYTTTMMASVIVGFAVGEPLLAIADGLWLQIGGSGSLGKELLVGGSYAIAGLILFLLATKEKHHHPDTEFPHVFSDLRDGFAYLKANQRVRNALLQLIILFSVFAALTVLAVRMAEIIPNMKASQFGFLLAAGGVGIAGGAAILGQFGQRFSYTQLSLCGCMGMAASLIGLSVFTTQLWLVLLLVMLLGIFGALVGIPMQTAIQTETPPEMRGKVFGLQNNVINIALSLPLALAGVAETFLGLQVVFLGLAVIVFSGGILTWYNSHK
- a CDS encoding asparaginase — encoded protein: MTMGKRTQATALEVRLLREGIIESRHIVQAVVCDERGRVLTVAGNSETAAFIRSALKPFQALAVTTTGTLERYQLSDRDLAIITSSHKGRIDQVRQVFNILWRADLDPTILQCPIPEGKHSPLEYNCSGKHAGMLAVCQQRHWPLNNYLDRKHPIQQLILGKVAELLRMPAAEFISAHDDCGAPTYLMQLGHMASLYALLASSTNLDMERIVRAMTHHPAMVAGDGEFDTELMRLTPGELVSKTGAEGVQCIGRLGEGLGLAIKVMDGAKRAKYAVAIHLLQQMGWISPSAAESLSEKFVTLGKYKRLEVIGELSFL
- the deoC gene encoding deoxyribose-phosphate aldolase — protein: MAADYPDIDIAPFIDHSLLMPTATPEQVEQWCEEAYRFNFAAVCLFPANVKQAVELLHGKDPKVCTVIGFPSGATTSAVKLYEAQEAADSGATELDVVMNLGWLKAGKTEEVHREIAEICEETGQTVKVILETNLLTDTEKKIAAEIAMEAGAAFLKTSTGWNGGATVADVRLLQELAKERVGIKASGGIHTINQALDLIVAGATRLGTSRGMDLIRQRDNLGKGE
- the recO gene encoding DNA repair protein RecO, with product MSRTYKATGINLKTQALGESDKIVTILTREFGLIRAVAPGSRKHNSSLGGRSGMFVVNELLIAKGRSLDKITQAQTLKTYPGLAKDLGKLAASQYLAEIVLCEALSEQPQEELYDLFNEHLHRLEAVSSANPSGVLAHLAHGVFHLLALAGLTPQVQICCLSQCSLKPNFTDPNWQVGFSIPAGGTVSLEARERLRKEGEREMRAERQRSRGAGEQGEINNQYPMPNVPSSMPNTQTIVVHRQEIPVISSRLGAMELALLQHLSQPEIMQIDGARDYDWLSVEQILRQYAQYQLGRPIRSATLIDSYFAANHDATV
- a CDS encoding DUF29 domain-containing protein, with amino-acid sequence MTAIIDIKTLYESNYLQWLEETIKCLKNRQLADVDYENLIEELEDLAKNEKRRVRSLLEQIIRHLLLYQYWDLEKQRNANHWTAEIISFRNQVNEDLSANLRNYLEENLSIVYSNGLDYVKAKTNLTNLPELCPYTLEQILDKNWLP
- a CDS encoding glycosyltransferase family 4 protein — its product is MRIAWIGKKSPFCGNVTYSREITNALLDRGHQVSFLHFAQEESEPDNWPNLREVSLPFIYKSQVYTIPTFKATKVLTDSLREIKPDVVHASLTLSPLDFFLPEICEELRLPLVATFHTPFAGKGAKLVSGTQLLAYQLYAPFLVNYDRVIVFSQIQRELLAGMGVREENIAVIPNGVDTTKYSPGLSKIKAEFKAERLFVYQGRIAPEKNVEALLRAWKQSAMAPGSKLLIVGDGPLKSSLEPFFGSEYGIIWLGFVADEDRRIEILRGADVFVLPSLVEGLSLSLLEGMSCGLACLATDVGADGEVLEKGAGVVISTKTARSQLRTLLPVLQDHPELTTLLGQKARQRVLDRYTLSKNISLLEELYKGVLAQRPLPLSRRA
- a CDS encoding glycosyltransferase family 4 protein gives rise to the protein MRILIYSYNYYPEPIGIAPLMTELAEGLVKRGHEVRVVTAMPNYPERQIYQEYRGKWYVNEYKNGVQIQRSYVWIRPQPNLLDRVLLDASFVVTSFVPALIGWRPDVILSTSPSLPSCVPVALLGWLRACPVILNLQDILPEAAVHVGLLKNKLLIRLFTLLEKFAYSSASKISVIADGFVDNLRSKGVEADKIVQIPNWVDVNFIRPLPKEDNAFRTAHNLNGKFVVLYSGNIALTQGLESVVKAASVLRHIPDIVFVIVGEAKGLQRLQQECLDCGADNVLLLPFQPRKDLPQMLAAADVGLVVQKKNVVSFNMPSKIQVLLASGGALIASVPDNGTAARAIRQSGGGVIVPPEDPQALAMAILDLYQNPEKVKTLGYKSRQYAVEQYAFEQALNQYESLCYSLTAERRAIQSTGIVTKQEV